In Allocoprobacillus halotolerans, a genomic segment contains:
- a CDS encoding peptidoglycan recognition protein family protein — protein MQIKEHLISKTKYKIKCPNLMTVKWIVIHNTANDASAQNEVNYMQSNNNQISYHFAVDDKEIIQALPLNRNGWHAGDGYKENGGNKCGIAIEICYSKSGGDRFLQAEKNAAWLAAKLLKDYEFDITHLKKHQDFANKYCPHRTMDLGWSRFVDMVKKQLQTMKPSSQSGNKQISVSYYPQYKGTSLSFVDALNTLHIDSSKTSRQQIALNNGIIGYSGTAKQNQQLFQLLKQGKLKKEK, from the coding sequence CAAATGGATTGTTATTCATAATACAGCTAATGATGCTTCAGCTCAAAATGAAGTCAATTATATGCAATCAAATAATAATCAAATATCATATCATTTTGCTGTTGATGATAAAGAAATTATTCAGGCATTACCCTTGAATCGTAATGGTTGGCATGCTGGTGATGGATATAAAGAAAATGGAGGAAATAAATGTGGGATTGCTATTGAAATCTGTTATTCAAAAAGTGGTGGAGACAGATTTCTACAAGCAGAGAAAAATGCCGCTTGGTTAGCAGCAAAGTTATTAAAAGACTATGAATTTGATATAACACATTTAAAAAAGCATCAGGATTTTGCTAATAAATATTGCCCTCATCGTACTATGGATTTAGGATGGTCAAGATTTGTAGATATGGTAAAAAAACAATTACAAACAATGAAACCATCATCACAATCTGGAAATAAACAAATTTCTGTAAGTTATTATCCTCAATATAAGGGTACATCTTTATCATTTGTTGATGCTTTAAATACATTACATATTGATAGTTCTAAAACATCACGACAACAAATTGCGCTGAATAATGGGATTATTGGATATAGTGGAACTGCAAAACAAAATCAGCAATTATTCCAATTATTAAAACAGGGAAAATTGAAAAAGGAGAAATGA